A genomic segment from Lutibacter sp. A80 encodes:
- a CDS encoding OprO/OprP family phosphate-selective porin has product MNKLKNISLLVVSLAFMYTGVITAQETNGVVTGEKGIVNFKTNDGDYKWSFGGRAYMDGDYYMEDATDLSSKTTLSDVRLYAKASWKKWDAKINFSFANNKVSAKDIYLRYALSDHSSIKVGNFFEPFGIQGSISSKDSKFIGNSFSGEAFGIGRTVGIAYTTFSDKYFISGGLFGSDISNTEMGDGGYSVTGKALYSPIVEEGKNFIIGASASYRLPDANGYDENYNDDDYNREVVYAAGPEDKFLNAVVSHAGNEFKLNAQMLGTYGRFMVQSEYYYNKVYRNSNYELQFENSTPDMWGWPSSPQDLEDWYGEQRDIETDGYYVQAGYLLKGGNYDYNNSYAFLNRPKAGSLELLARFNQTNLNDIDGIFMQDKFWNADPLKAAAGQTNYSVGGGESIDYSIGLNYYMSDNVMFRLNYTYMDIDNLYYRQDDSISFVKARIQVNF; this is encoded by the coding sequence ATGAATAAATTAAAAAATATATCGCTCTTAGTAGTCTCTTTAGCTTTTATGTATACAGGGGTTATTACAGCTCAAGAAACAAATGGAGTAGTTACTGGAGAAAAAGGAATTGTTAATTTTAAAACAAATGATGGTGATTATAAGTGGTCGTTTGGTGGTCGTGCTTATATGGATGGTGATTACTATATGGAAGATGCAACGGATTTAAGTTCTAAAACAACTTTAAGTGATGTTCGTTTATATGCTAAAGCTTCATGGAAAAAGTGGGATGCAAAGATTAATTTTAGTTTTGCTAATAATAAAGTAAGTGCTAAAGATATTTATTTAAGATATGCTTTAAGTGATCATAGTTCTATTAAAGTTGGTAACTTTTTTGAACCGTTTGGTATTCAAGGATCTATTTCAAGTAAAGATTCTAAATTTATTGGAAATTCTTTTTCTGGTGAAGCATTTGGTATTGGTAGAACAGTAGGTATTGCTTATACAACATTCTCAGATAAGTATTTTATATCAGGAGGTTTGTTTGGTAGCGATATTAGTAATACTGAAATGGGTGATGGTGGTTATAGTGTTACTGGAAAAGCATTATATAGTCCAATTGTTGAAGAAGGTAAAAACTTTATTATTGGTGCTTCTGCTTCGTATAGATTGCCAGATGCAAATGGTTATGATGAAAACTATAATGATGATGATTATAATAGAGAAGTAGTTTATGCTGCAGGTCCTGAAGATAAATTTTTAAATGCTGTTGTAAGTCACGCTGGAAACGAATTTAAATTGAATGCTCAAATGTTGGGTACTTATGGTCGTTTTATGGTTCAGTCTGAATATTATTACAATAAAGTTTATCGTAATTCTAATTATGAGCTTCAGTTTGAAAATTCAACTCCAGATATGTGGGGATGGCCTTCATCTCCTCAAGACCTTGAAGATTGGTATGGAGAACAGAGAGATATTGAAACTGATGGTTACTACGTACAAGCTGGTTATTTATTAAAAGGGGGTAATTATGATTATAATAATTCTTACGCTTTTTTAAATCGTCCTAAAGCAGGATCTTTAGAGTTGTTAGCGCGTTTTAATCAGACAAATTTAAATGACATAGATGGTATTTTTATGCAAGATAAATTTTGGAATGCTGATCCTTTAAAAGCTGCAGCAGGACAAACAAATTATAGTGTTGGAGGTGGAGAAAGTATCGATTATTCTATAGGGTTAAATTACTATATGAGTGATAATGTTATGTTCCGTCTTAATTATACTTATATGGATATTGATAACTTATATTATAGACAAGATGATAGTATTTCGTTTGTAAAAGCGAGAATTCAAGTTAATTTTTAA
- the trpB gene encoding tryptophan synthase subunit beta, which produces MSDNYFKNHPNKEGFFNEYGGAFIPPQLEEEMKKINDAYFSISKSHKFISELRDIRKHFQGRPTPVYHCHRLSQKYGGQIYLKREDLNHTGAHKLNHCMGEALLAKYMGKKKLIAETGAGQHGVALATAAAYFGLECEIHMGEVDIEKEYPNVLRMKILGASVVPVTHGLKTLKEAVDSAFEAYLKDPVTSIYCIGSVVGPHPFPMMVRDFQRIVGIEAKDQFFEMTGELPDNVVACVGGGSNAMGIFSAFLENKECKLFGVEPGGKSLETLGDHAATMTLGKPGIIHGFKCYTLQDEKGEPAPVHSIASGLDYPGVGPEHSMLKDLKKVNYTTISDKECIDAFFELSRMEGIIPALESAHAVAHAFKLAKENPKQSILVNLSGRGDKDLDYVVDNYGIPE; this is translated from the coding sequence ATGTCTGACAATTATTTTAAAAATCACCCAAACAAAGAAGGATTTTTTAACGAGTATGGTGGAGCATTTATACCTCCACAATTAGAAGAGGAAATGAAAAAAATTAATGATGCTTACTTTTCAATAAGTAAATCTCATAAATTCATTTCAGAACTTCGTGATATTCGAAAGCATTTTCAAGGCAGACCTACTCCAGTTTATCATTGCCACCGTTTATCTCAAAAATATGGTGGTCAAATTTATTTAAAACGCGAAGACTTAAATCATACTGGAGCACATAAATTAAACCATTGTATGGGAGAAGCATTACTTGCTAAATACATGGGTAAAAAGAAATTAATTGCTGAAACCGGAGCAGGTCAGCATGGTGTTGCTCTAGCTACAGCAGCAGCATATTTTGGCCTAGAATGTGAAATTCATATGGGTGAAGTAGATATTGAAAAAGAATATCCAAATGTACTTAGAATGAAAATTCTTGGAGCTTCAGTGGTCCCAGTAACACACGGTTTAAAAACACTTAAAGAAGCTGTTGATAGTGCTTTTGAAGCTTATTTAAAAGACCCAGTAACTTCAATTTACTGTATTGGATCTGTAGTAGGACCTCACCCTTTCCCTATGATGGTTCGCGATTTTCAACGTATTGTTGGTATTGAAGCTAAAGATCAATTTTTTGAAATGACTGGAGAATTACCAGACAACGTTGTAGCCTGCGTTGGAGGAGGAAGTAATGCTATGGGAATATTTTCTGCATTTCTAGAAAATAAAGAATGTAAACTTTTTGGTGTTGAACCAGGAGGTAAATCGCTAGAAACTTTAGGCGACCATGCTGCAACTATGACCTTAGGTAAACCTGGTATTATCCACGGTTTTAAATGCTATACTTTACAAGATGAAAAAGGTGAACCTGCTCCTGTCCATTCTATTGCCAGTGGTTTAGATTATCCAGGAGTTGGCCCAGAGCACAGTATGTTAAAAGACTTAAAAAAAGTAAATTACACAACCATTTCAGATAAAGAGTGTATTGATGCATTTTTTGAATTAAGCAGGATGGAAGGAATAATACCTGCTCTAGAAAGTGCACACGCAGTAGCACACGCATTTAAATTAGCAAAAGAAAACCCTAAACAATCTATTTTAGTTAATTTAAGCGGTCGTGGAGATAAAGATTTAGACTATGTTGTAGATAATTATGGCATTCCAGAATAA
- a CDS encoding methylmalonyl-CoA mutase family protein has translation MKRKDFSDIEITAQNKKNTFFGHENYIAGTAPFLRGINTTMYLEKPLKTQVLVDFPSPEKSNLFIKEHILRGYKYFILTINTDNSTGINSGIFTPSIEAMKILLKGIALKELSITLNTNNSILSVLSLFIAATKQLSIKQESLYLSVNLTPENLIVDAKFNQNTIEAILNYTTKNLPNFNTISIDTHQISKGKTKENDIAYFLVTTFTHLNYCITKGFKIDTIASKISYNYTIEKDYFLEISKIRATRMLWAKMLQQFKPKQQQSLALKIHSLNHFSNYNKAITALFGGIQSIVSTNEISQFIEQETLISKTIDPWAGSTNIEKLTEDTFNNTWQLFEEITQKNSEFPQLQQQENSTKPIFKTKNLLELIIKKIEKNSTLELLYKNIKN, from the coding sequence ATGAAGCGTAAAGATTTTTCAGACATAGAAATTACGGCACAAAATAAAAAGAATACTTTTTTTGGGCATGAGAATTATATTGCCGGCACTGCTCCTTTTTTAAGAGGTATAAACACCACAATGTATTTAGAAAAACCTCTAAAAACACAGGTATTAGTTGATTTCCCTTCACCCGAAAAAAGCAATCTATTTATTAAAGAACATATTTTAAGAGGTTACAAATATTTTATATTAACAATCAATACTGACAACTCTACAGGTATAAATTCCGGTATTTTCACACCTTCAATTGAAGCTATGAAAATATTGCTTAAAGGAATTGCTTTAAAAGAATTATCAATTACATTAAACACAAATAACTCCATTTTATCCGTTTTAAGCCTATTTATAGCCGCAACAAAACAACTAAGCATCAAACAGGAATCTCTATATTTATCCGTAAACTTAACCCCTGAAAACTTAATAGTAGATGCTAAATTTAATCAAAACACAATTGAAGCCATCCTAAATTATACAACCAAGAATTTACCCAATTTTAATACTATTTCAATTGACACACATCAAATTAGCAAGGGAAAAACTAAAGAAAATGACATTGCTTATTTTTTAGTTACAACTTTTACACATTTAAATTATTGCATTACAAAAGGCTTCAAAATAGACACAATTGCTTCTAAGATATCTTACAACTACACTATTGAAAAAGATTATTTTCTTGAAATTTCAAAAATAAGAGCTACAAGAATGCTTTGGGCTAAAATGCTACAACAATTTAAACCAAAACAACAACAATCTTTAGCTCTAAAAATCCATTCACTCAATCATTTTAGCAACTATAACAAGGCTATAACTGCTCTATTTGGTGGCATACAAAGCATCGTTTCAACCAATGAAATTTCCCAATTTATTGAGCAAGAAACTTTAATTTCAAAAACAATTGACCCTTGGGCTGGTTCAACCAATATAGAAAAACTTACCGAAGATACATTTAACAATACTTGGCAACTTTTTGAAGAAATCACTCAAAAAAACAGTGAATTTCCTCAACTACAACAGCAAGAAAATTCAACTAAACCTATTTTTAAAACCAAAAACTTACTGGAATTAATTATAAAAAAAATTGAAAAAAATAGTACTTTAGAGCTTCTTTATAAAAATATCAAGAATTAA
- a CDS encoding methylmalonyl-CoA mutase family protein produces MSNFLINEFQTSSAAAWKQKIQFELDGADYNKTLLTNTTEGITIKPFYHADNFEKVVVPTSKAGFKICKTITITSETTANSEAQSAINKGITALLFKASKPFNTSLLFNNLLNNNIEFHFDLNFLSENFINKLCKALQAESFYLNIDPIGNLTKTGNWFKTSNNNFTLLENLLKKHPETFILSVDASTYQNAGANSIQQIAYALAHANEYLTIFGGEIGNKIQFKFATGSNYFFEIAKIRAFRYLYNLILSKYNTSAIAEIYTTPSLRNKTLYNTSINTFRLTSETVSAILGGANTIAIDTFISNFENSNKINKTQHQLLDGLQQFKNEKDAAKDTYYIEYLTKQLAEKALIIFKEIEKSGGFLNQLKAGTIQRKIAENAQKEQLDFNSKLLLDKTEKKLKPILKQNTEKKSQKTLIEPILQKRLSEKVEQKIRRHEA; encoded by the coding sequence ATGTCTAATTTTTTAATAAATGAATTTCAAACAAGTTCTGCGGCCGCTTGGAAACAAAAAATTCAATTTGAATTAGACGGAGCAGATTACAACAAAACACTTTTAACAAATACAACTGAAGGTATTACCATAAAACCTTTTTACCATGCCGATAATTTTGAAAAAGTAGTTGTTCCAACATCAAAAGCAGGTTTTAAAATCTGTAAAACCATCACCATAACATCAGAAACCACCGCTAATTCCGAAGCGCAATCAGCTATAAATAAAGGTATAACAGCACTTTTATTTAAAGCATCAAAACCATTTAACACCTCATTGTTATTTAATAATTTATTAAATAATAATATTGAATTTCATTTCGATTTAAATTTTTTATCAGAAAATTTCATAAATAAACTTTGTAAAGCTTTACAAGCTGAATCTTTTTATTTAAACATTGATCCTATTGGAAATTTAACCAAAACCGGAAATTGGTTTAAAACCTCAAACAACAATTTTACATTACTTGAAAATCTGCTAAAAAAACACCCTGAAACATTTATTTTAAGCGTTGACGCAAGCACATATCAAAATGCAGGAGCAAACTCAATACAACAAATTGCCTATGCCCTTGCTCACGCAAATGAATATTTAACAATATTTGGAGGGGAAATTGGAAACAAAATTCAATTTAAATTTGCTACAGGAAGTAATTATTTTTTTGAAATAGCTAAAATTAGAGCTTTTCGATATCTCTATAATTTAATACTGAGTAAATACAATACTTCTGCCATTGCCGAAATTTACACAACACCAAGTTTAAGAAACAAAACTTTATACAACACTTCAATAAATACATTTCGCTTAACATCAGAAACTGTAAGTGCTATTTTAGGAGGTGCGAACACTATTGCTATTGATACTTTTATTTCAAATTTTGAAAATTCTAATAAAATTAATAAAACTCAACACCAACTTTTAGATGGTTTACAGCAGTTTAAAAACGAAAAAGACGCCGCTAAAGACACTTATTACATTGAATATTTAACAAAACAATTAGCCGAAAAAGCTTTAATTATTTTTAAAGAAATTGAAAAAAGTGGTGGCTTTTTAAATCAACTAAAAGCAGGAACTATACAACGAAAAATTGCAGAAAACGCTCAAAAAGAACAACTAGATTTCAACTCTAAACTATTGTTAGATAAAACGGAGAAAAAATTAAAACCTATTTTAAAACAAAACACAGAAAAAAAATCGCAGAAAACATTAATCGAACCAATACTTCAAAAAAGATTATCTGAAAAAGTGGAACAAAAAATTAGAAGACATGAAGCGTAA
- a CDS encoding septum formation initiator family protein, with amino-acid sequence MKLKQFLNKPIIKIISNKYLLILTTFIIWMVFFDENSLLNHREFNKEIEKLNNEKKYYKSEIEKDNALIKNLDDTEELEKFAREEYKMKKENEEIYIIQYDTIAK; translated from the coding sequence ATGAAGTTAAAGCAGTTTCTTAACAAACCAATCATAAAAATAATCTCCAATAAATACTTGTTAATTTTAACAACATTTATAATTTGGATGGTTTTTTTTGATGAAAATTCTTTATTAAATCATAGAGAATTTAATAAAGAAATTGAAAAACTTAATAATGAAAAAAAATACTATAAATCTGAAATTGAAAAAGATAATGCATTAATTAAAAATCTTGACGATACTGAAGAATTAGAAAAATTTGCTAGAGAAGAGTATAAAATGAAAAAAGAAAACGAAGAAATTTATATTATACAATATGACACCATAGCAAAATAA
- the udk gene encoding uridine kinase translates to MLIIGIAGGTGSGKTTVVNQILNELPADEVCVISQDSYYHATHNLSYEERKKINFDHPKAIDFDLLVSHLNALRKGEVIEQPVYSFVTHDRTIDALITHPRKVIIVEGILIFNNKELRDIFDIKIFVHADTDERLIRRVRRDIEERGRDVNEVLTRYQNTLKPMHQQFIEPTKNYADIIIPNDRYNTVAIDIVRTVISNKL, encoded by the coding sequence ATGTTAATTATAGGAATTGCCGGCGGAACAGGAAGTGGTAAAACAACTGTTGTAAATCAAATTTTAAATGAATTACCTGCAGATGAAGTTTGTGTTATTTCACAAGATTCATATTACCATGCGACTCATAATTTAAGTTATGAAGAACGTAAAAAAATTAATTTTGACCACCCTAAAGCTATCGATTTCGATTTATTGGTAAGCCACTTAAATGCACTTAGAAAAGGTGAAGTTATTGAACAACCTGTTTATTCTTTTGTTACTCACGACCGTACCATAGACGCTTTAATTACCCACCCCAGAAAAGTAATTATTGTTGAAGGCATCTTAATTTTTAACAATAAAGAATTACGTGACATTTTTGACATTAAAATATTTGTGCATGCTGATACCGACGAGCGCTTAATTAGAAGGGTTAGACGAGATATTGAAGAACGAGGTAGAGATGTAAATGAAGTATTAACCAGATACCAAAATACACTAAAACCAATGCATCAACAGTTTATTGAGCCAACTAAAAACTATGCGGATATTATAATTCCAAACGACAGGTACAATACCGTAGCAATTGATATCGTTAGAACTGTTATAAGCAATAAATTATAA
- the rfbA gene encoding glucose-1-phosphate thymidylyltransferase RfbA, giving the protein MKGIILAGGSGTRLYPITKGTSKQLLAIYDKPMIYYPLSILMLSGITEVLIISTPQDLPNFEKLLGDGKAIGMQFEYIEQPSPDGLAQAFILGEKFIGDDDVCLILGDNIFYGAGMEKRLNEAVKTVKETNKATIFGYYVQDPNRYGVAEFDTEKNVLSIEEKPKNPKSNYAVVGLYFYPNSVVEIAKNIKPSERGELEITTVNQTYLEQHNLKLELLGRGYAWLDTGTQDSLLEASNFIQTIEKRQGLKIACIEEIAFQMGYINKEQLLLIAEEYKNNNYGQYLQKLVKR; this is encoded by the coding sequence ATGAAAGGAATAATTTTAGCCGGAGGTTCAGGAACACGTTTATATCCTATTACTAAAGGGACTTCAAAGCAATTATTAGCTATTTACGATAAGCCAATGATTTATTATCCGCTTTCTATTTTAATGCTTTCGGGGATTACAGAGGTTTTAATAATTTCAACACCTCAAGATTTACCAAACTTTGAAAAATTATTAGGTGATGGTAAAGCTATTGGAATGCAATTTGAATATATTGAACAACCATCTCCAGATGGTTTAGCGCAAGCTTTTATTTTAGGTGAAAAATTTATAGGAGATGATGATGTTTGTTTAATTCTGGGTGATAATATTTTTTATGGTGCAGGCATGGAAAAACGTTTAAATGAAGCGGTTAAAACTGTAAAAGAAACTAACAAAGCGACTATTTTCGGGTATTACGTACAAGATCCGAATAGATATGGAGTAGCCGAGTTTGACACCGAGAAAAACGTATTAAGTATTGAAGAAAAACCTAAAAATCCTAAAAGTAATTATGCCGTTGTAGGCTTGTATTTTTATCCGAATAGTGTAGTTGAAATTGCTAAGAATATAAAACCAAGTGAACGTGGGGAGTTAGAAATTACAACGGTGAATCAAACCTATTTAGAGCAGCATAATTTAAAATTAGAATTATTAGGAAGAGGTTACGCTTGGTTAGATACAGGAACTCAAGATTCTCTTTTAGAGGCTTCTAATTTTATTCAAACTATAGAGAAAAGACAAGGTTTAAAAATTGCTTGTATTGAAGAAATTGCTTTTCAAATGGGGTATATAAATAAAGAACAATTATTGCTAATTGCCGAAGAATATAAAAATAATAATTACGGGCAATATTTACAAAAGTTGGTAAAAAGGTGA
- the rfbC gene encoding dTDP-4-dehydrorhamnose 3,5-epimerase codes for MKFIRTNIPEVILCKPTIFKDDRGYFYEVFKKEIFEEFIGYKVDFCQDNEAKSSKGVLRGLHYQLPPFAQSKLVRVVKGKVIDVVVDIRKNSKTFGEKVIVELSEENKHQLFVPKGFAHGYLTLSDDTIFSYKVDAYYNKESERGILYNDDELAIDWVFSEDKLIISEKDKVQEPFNKADLFEPTFKLYD; via the coding sequence ATGAAATTTATAAGAACTAACATACCAGAAGTAATACTTTGTAAGCCAACTATTTTTAAAGATGATAGAGGTTATTTTTATGAAGTTTTCAAAAAAGAAATTTTTGAAGAATTTATTGGTTATAAAGTAGACTTTTGTCAAGATAATGAAGCAAAATCTTCAAAAGGTGTATTGCGTGGTTTGCATTATCAATTACCACCATTTGCTCAATCTAAATTAGTAAGAGTTGTTAAAGGGAAAGTAATAGATGTAGTTGTAGATATTCGAAAAAATTCTAAAACATTTGGAGAAAAAGTTATTGTAGAGTTAAGCGAAGAAAATAAACACCAACTTTTTGTTCCTAAAGGGTTTGCTCACGGATATTTGACCTTAAGTGATGATACTATTTTTAGCTATAAGGTTGATGCTTATTATAATAAAGAATCGGAACGAGGTATTTTATATAATGACGATGAGTTAGCTATAGATTGGGTTTTTTCTGAAGATAAATTAATTATTTCAGAAAAAGATAAAGTACAAGAGCCTTTTAATAAAGCCGATTTATTTGAACCAACTTTTAAGCTGTATGATTAA
- the rfbD gene encoding dTDP-4-dehydrorhamnose reductase codes for MINVLVTGSKGQLGVAMQNIARNYSNYTCYFTGKKELNIVNSEAVAAFIATNNIKVIVNCAAYTAVDKAEDEQDLATEINYLAVENLARISKQFKIKLIHISTDYVFDGTSKRPYLETADTNPTNNYGKSKLKGEKALLKINPENSVIVRTSWLYSLHGTNFVNTMLRLFKSNKTVKVVSDQIGSPTNATDLANLIFTILPKIKNKKVELYHYSNMGSCSWFQFAQEIANLTNSSCIVEPILSKDFNSKVKRPKYSLLNTDKIQQTFNVEILSWQDSLKKCLNKIK; via the coding sequence ATGATTAATGTATTAGTAACGGGTTCAAAAGGTCAATTAGGTGTTGCTATGCAAAATATTGCTAGAAATTATTCTAATTATACCTGTTATTTTACGGGTAAAAAAGAATTAAACATTGTTAATTCGGAAGCTGTTGCAGCCTTTATTGCTACTAATAATATTAAAGTAATTGTAAATTGTGCAGCTTATACAGCAGTTGATAAAGCTGAAGATGAACAGGATTTAGCAACTGAAATTAATTATCTAGCAGTAGAAAATTTAGCACGTATTTCTAAACAATTTAAAATTAAATTAATACATATTTCAACCGATTATGTTTTTGATGGGACTTCAAAAAGGCCTTATTTAGAAACAGCAGATACAAACCCAACAAATAATTATGGTAAGTCTAAATTAAAGGGTGAAAAAGCTTTGTTAAAAATAAATCCAGAAAATTCGGTTATAGTAAGAACCTCTTGGTTGTATTCTTTACACGGAACAAATTTTGTAAACACTATGTTAAGGTTGTTTAAAAGCAATAAAACTGTAAAAGTAGTTTCAGATCAAATAGGGTCGCCAACAAATGCAACCGATTTAGCAAATCTTATATTTACAATACTTCCAAAAATTAAAAACAAAAAAGTTGAATTATATCATTATTCAAATATGGGAAGTTGTAGTTGGTTTCAATTTGCACAAGAAATAGCTAACTTAACTAACAGTAGTTGTATTGTAGAACCGATTCTATCAAAAGATTTTAATTCAAAAGTAAAGCGTCCAAAATATAGTTTATTAAATACTGATAAAATACAGCAAACATTTAATGTTGAAATACTATCTTGGCAAGATTCTTTAAAAAAATGTTTAAATAAAATAAAATAA
- the rfbB gene encoding dTDP-glucose 4,6-dehydratase: MNSILVTGGAGFIGSNLVEYLVNKYPDFKIVVVDALTYAGDLENLNTVKKLKNFTFVHGSICDRGLMERVFEHYIVHGVIHLAAESHVDNSINEPDVFIETNVKGTFTLIDVAYKYWMEKPFVFKNGFESAKFLHVSTDEVYGTLGETGLFTEKTAYAPNSPYSASKASSDMIVRSYHHTYGMHTIITNCSNNYGPHQHDEKLIPTVIRKALAGEEIPIYGDGKNIRDWLYVLDHCAGIDLAYDYGKSGEVYNIGGKNERNNNYIATKICELLDKLVPKKISYKEQIKYVKDRAGHDFRYAIDASKIESELGWKAAENFESGILKTVEWYIKKYK; encoded by the coding sequence ATGAATTCTATTTTAGTTACAGGCGGAGCTGGATTTATTGGCTCAAATTTAGTTGAATATTTAGTTAATAAATATCCAGATTTTAAAATTGTAGTTGTAGATGCTTTAACGTATGCGGGAGATTTAGAGAATTTAAATACAGTAAAAAAATTAAAAAACTTTACTTTTGTACATGGCTCTATCTGTGATCGTGGTTTAATGGAACGCGTATTTGAACATTATATAGTACACGGTGTTATTCACTTGGCAGCAGAATCTCATGTAGATAATTCTATAAATGAACCAGATGTTTTTATAGAAACCAACGTTAAAGGTACTTTTACGTTAATAGATGTAGCTTATAAATACTGGATGGAAAAACCATTTGTATTTAAAAATGGATTCGAAAGTGCAAAATTTTTACACGTCTCTACAGATGAAGTATATGGAACTTTAGGTGAAACAGGCCTATTTACAGAAAAAACAGCTTATGCACCAAATTCACCTTACAGTGCTTCAAAAGCAAGTAGCGATATGATTGTAAGAAGTTACCATCACACATATGGTATGCATACAATTATTACAAATTGCTCTAATAATTATGGTCCACATCAACACGATGAAAAATTGATTCCAACAGTTATTAGAAAAGCTTTAGCTGGTGAAGAAATTCCTATTTATGGTGATGGAAAAAATATTAGAGATTGGTTGTATGTATTAGATCATTGTGCTGGTATTGATCTTGCCTACGATTATGGAAAAAGCGGAGAAGTATACAATATAGGAGGAAAGAACGAACGCAATAATAATTATATAGCAACTAAAATATGTGAGTTGTTAGATAAATTAGTGCCAAAAAAAATAAGTTATAAAGAACAAATTAAATATGTAAAAGATCGTGCTGGGCACGATTTTAGATATGCAATTGACGCTAGTAAAATTGAAAGTGAATTAGGTTGGAAAGCTGCTGAAAATTTTGAGTCTGGAATATTAAAAACTGTGGAGTGGTACATTAAAAAGTATAAATAG
- a CDS encoding nucleotide sugar dehydrogenase, which translates to MKEQIKIAIIGLGYVGLPLARLFATKYNVIGFDIDKERVAELNKGLDSTLEVSEDVLKNVLVTNPESEKGLFCTTSLDVIKDCNYFIVTVPTPVDKKNKPDLTPLIKSSEAVGNVLNKKDIVIYESTVYPGATEEVCVPILEEISGLKFNKDFYVGYSPERINPGDKEHTVEKILKVTSGSTPKIGEKVNNLYASVITAGTHLAPTIKVAEAAKVIENSQRDINIAFVNELAKIFNLLNIDTQAVLEAAGTKWNFLPFKPGLVGGHCIGVDPYYLAQKAQEVGYHPEIILAGRRMNDSMGNYVASEVVKLLVQQDIKVKNSKILVLGITFKENCPDVRNTKVVDVIRNLKEFGTNVTIFDPWANSNEVKQEYGIETVKNIPQNIFDGIVLAVSHKEFLEIDFNKYLNPKGIIYDVKGVLNCKVQGKL; encoded by the coding sequence ATGAAAGAACAAATTAAAATAGCAATTATAGGTTTAGGTTATGTAGGGTTGCCTTTAGCTCGGTTATTCGCTACTAAATATAATGTTATTGGTTTTGATATTGATAAAGAACGTGTTGCCGAATTAAACAAGGGGTTAGATAGTACTTTGGAGGTTTCAGAAGATGTTTTAAAAAACGTACTTGTAACCAATCCAGAAAGTGAAAAAGGATTGTTTTGTACTACTTCATTAGATGTAATAAAAGATTGTAATTATTTTATTGTTACAGTACCAACTCCTGTTGATAAAAAAAATAAACCAGATTTAACACCACTAATTAAATCAAGTGAAGCAGTTGGTAATGTTTTAAATAAAAAAGATATAGTTATCTATGAGTCAACAGTGTATCCGGGAGCAACTGAAGAGGTTTGTGTCCCTATTTTAGAAGAAATTTCGGGACTTAAATTTAATAAAGATTTTTATGTAGGTTATTCGCCAGAGCGTATTAATCCAGGAGATAAAGAACATACCGTTGAAAAAATATTAAAAGTTACATCAGGCTCTACGCCTAAAATTGGCGAAAAAGTTAATAATTTATATGCTTCTGTAATTACTGCAGGAACACATTTAGCACCAACAATTAAAGTTGCTGAGGCAGCAAAAGTGATAGAGAATTCGCAAAGAGATATTAATATTGCTTTTGTTAATGAACTGGCAAAAATATTTAATTTACTAAATATTGATACACAAGCAGTATTAGAAGCCGCAGGAACAAAGTGGAATTTTTTACCTTTTAAGCCAGGTTTAGTGGGTGGACATTGTATTGGTGTAGATCCATATTACTTGGCGCAAAAAGCACAAGAAGTTGGTTATCATCCAGAAATTATTTTAGCAGGTAGGAGAATGAATGATAGTATGGGCAATTATGTAGCATCTGAAGTGGTAAAGCTTTTAGTACAACAAGATATTAAAGTTAAAAATTCGAAAATTTTAGTATTAGGAATCACTTTTAAAGAAAATTGTCCCGATGTTAGAAATACAAAAGTTGTAGATGTAATACGCAATCTAAAAGAATTTGGAACAAATGTTACCATTTTTGATCCTTGGGCAAATAGTAACGAAGTAAAACAAGAGTATGGAATTGAGACTGTTAAGAATATACCTCAAAATATATTTGATGGAATTGTATTAGCAGTTTCTCATAAAGAATTTTTAGAAATAGATTTTAATAAATATTTAAATCCAAAAGGAATTATATACGATGTAAAAGGTGTTTTGAATTGTAAAGTACAAGGAAAGTTGTAA